Proteins from one Ketobacter alkanivorans genomic window:
- a CDS encoding MATE family efflux transporter encodes MTQYWPTGARLQQIMVLALPIMAGMLSQSILNIVDTWMVSSLGSDALAAVGMASNTNYLASAAVIGLGAGVQAMVARRRGENNETAMALPLNAGLSIALLMALPLFLVFYLGAAPLMAFLIDDPLVAPIAADYFGIRIVGIFALGMNFSFRGYWNGVNRSTVYMRTLIVMHVCNVVLSYGFIFGAFGFPELGVYGAGLGTSLALYIASVLYLIQCWMYSRGHGFLAVMPRWPQIRDTLKLALPNSIQQVFFAGGLTMLFWIIARVGTPELAVGHVLITIILFLILPSMGLGMAATSLVSQALGRGDAEDAHRWGVNITLLGMVLLWVIALPLVVVPDLILSTFFHEPELIDLARAPLQITGLFIGLDACGIILSQALLGAGASSAVMKISIILQWAFFIPAAFIVGPVLGYGLLGIWLFQLIQRLLQAIIMARQWKSRTWATIKI; translated from the coding sequence GTGACGCAATATTGGCCAACAGGGGCGCGCCTGCAGCAAATAATGGTGCTGGCGCTGCCCATTATGGCCGGTATGCTATCCCAAAGCATTCTGAATATCGTCGATACGTGGATGGTGTCCAGTTTAGGCAGTGATGCTTTGGCCGCCGTGGGCATGGCCAGTAACACCAACTACCTGGCTTCCGCTGCTGTGATTGGCTTGGGCGCAGGGGTGCAGGCTATGGTGGCGCGCCGCCGCGGTGAAAACAACGAAACCGCCATGGCCCTGCCCCTGAATGCAGGCTTGAGCATTGCATTGTTGATGGCGTTGCCTTTGTTCCTGGTGTTTTACCTCGGCGCAGCTCCTCTTATGGCATTCCTGATTGATGATCCGTTGGTCGCGCCGATTGCTGCAGATTATTTTGGCATCCGCATTGTTGGGATCTTCGCACTGGGCATGAATTTCAGCTTTCGCGGCTACTGGAATGGCGTCAATCGCTCTACGGTATATATGCGTACCTTGATCGTAATGCATGTCTGCAATGTGGTGCTCAGTTACGGCTTCATATTTGGCGCTTTCGGCTTTCCCGAACTTGGCGTTTACGGTGCCGGCCTCGGTACATCGTTGGCACTTTATATTGCCAGCGTTCTCTATTTAATACAGTGTTGGATGTACTCAAGAGGGCATGGGTTTCTGGCCGTTATGCCGCGCTGGCCACAGATTCGTGACACCTTGAAATTGGCGCTGCCCAACTCCATCCAACAGGTGTTTTTCGCCGGCGGCCTTACCATGCTGTTTTGGATCATTGCCCGGGTAGGCACTCCAGAGCTGGCCGTTGGCCACGTATTGATCACCATCATCTTGTTTCTGATTCTGCCCTCAATGGGACTGGGAATGGCAGCCACCTCCCTTGTGAGTCAGGCTCTAGGGCGTGGCGATGCAGAAGATGCTCATCGCTGGGGCGTTAACATAACTCTTTTAGGCATGGTACTGCTATGGGTGATTGCTCTGCCCTTGGTTGTGGTGCCCGATTTGATTTTGAGCACTTTTTTCCATGAGCCCGAATTGATCGATTTGGCCAGAGCCCCCCTACAGATTACCGGGTTGTTTATTGGCCTGGACGCCTGCGGCATTATCCTTTCTCAGGCACTGCTGGGTGCGGGTGCCAGTAGCGCTGTAATGAAAATCAGTATCATTCTTCAATGGGCGTTCTTTATACCGGCAGCATTCATTGTGGGTCCGGTTCTGGGATACGGGTTGCTTGGAATTTGGCTGTTTCAATTGATTCAGAGGTTGCTGCAGGCCATTATAATGGCCAGGCAGTGGAAGTCGCGGACCTGGGCGACCATCAAGATATAG
- a CDS encoding methyltransferase domain-containing protein yields MHEQVKDYYGKTLQSSDDLQTSACCTDSDLPDYLKPILSKIHDEVMTRYYGCGLIAPDVLEGMKILDLGSGSGRDCYALSALVGEDGFVVGVDMTDEQLAVADAHKEYHAQQFGFKQPNVRFLKGYIEKLDELDLPDASFDIIISNCVINLSPDKEAVLKQAHRLLKPGGEMYFSDVYSNKRVPEHLVSDPLLYGECLSGALYWNDFVNLAKRCGFADPRLVEDRPLTIDNPAIEQRIGHIEFFSATYRLFKIEQLEPACEDYGQAVIYKGSIPHQPNHFVLDKHHFIETGKVFPVCGNTYRMLNDTRFSAHFEFIGNWDNHYGIFEGCGTSLPFDQYVVESSGGGCC; encoded by the coding sequence ATGCATGAACAAGTAAAAGACTATTATGGCAAGACCCTTCAAAGCAGCGACGATCTGCAGACCAGCGCATGTTGTACCGACAGCGATCTGCCTGATTATCTGAAGCCCATACTGTCAAAAATCCACGATGAAGTGATGACCCGTTATTACGGCTGCGGCCTGATTGCTCCCGATGTATTGGAGGGTATGAAAATCCTCGATTTGGGCAGCGGCTCTGGCCGTGATTGTTATGCATTGTCTGCCCTAGTAGGCGAAGACGGTTTTGTGGTGGGCGTTGATATGACCGACGAGCAGCTCGCCGTGGCAGATGCCCACAAGGAATACCATGCACAGCAGTTTGGTTTTAAGCAACCTAACGTGCGTTTTCTAAAAGGCTATATTGAAAAACTGGATGAACTTGATCTGCCAGATGCTTCATTCGACATCATCATATCCAATTGCGTGATTAACCTGTCTCCTGACAAAGAGGCAGTACTGAAGCAGGCTCATCGTCTGTTGAAACCCGGCGGCGAAATGTACTTTTCGGACGTTTACTCCAATAAACGGGTTCCTGAACATTTGGTGTCTGATCCACTGCTGTATGGCGAATGCCTCAGCGGTGCATTGTATTGGAATGACTTCGTTAACCTGGCCAAGCGCTGCGGATTTGCCGATCCGCGCTTGGTGGAAGATCGACCTCTTACCATTGATAACCCGGCAATTGAACAACGTATCGGCCATATTGAATTTTTCAGTGCTACCTACAGACTGTTCAAAATTGAACAGCTGGAACCGGCTTGTGAAGATTATGGCCAGGCGGTTATTTATAAAGGCTCCATCCCGCATCAACCCAATCACTTTGTGCTGGATAAGCACCACTTTATTGAAACCGGCAAGGTGTTCCCGGTTTGTGGTAATACCTATCGCATGCTGAATGACACTCGCTTCAGCGCACATTTTGAGTTCATCGGTAACTGGGATAATCACTATGGTATTTTCGAAGGTTGCGGCACCTCTCTTCCCTTCGATCAGTACGTAGTGGAATCCAGCGGCGGAGGTTGTTGCTAA
- the metH gene encoding methionine synthase, whose product MKNLEDRLVSLNSALAQRILILDGAMGTMIQAYQLQEQDYRGDRFIEHGEDLKGNNDLLSLTRPDVIAAIHKAYLDVGADIIETNTFNSTAVSQADYNLEEIVYELNKIGAELARQACDEKTAENPDKPRFVAGVLGPTSRTCSISPDVNRPEYRNVTFDLLVENYTEATRGLVDGGADIILIETVFDTLNCRAAIFAVRRFFRDNGIELPIMISGTITDASGRTLSGQTTEAFYNSIIHANPISIGLNCALGAEQLRPYIEELSRVASCRVSAHPNAGLPNEFGAYDQTPEEMAEIVKEFASSGFINIIGGCCGTSPAHIEAIAKAMDGLAPRTIPKIKPALRLSGLEPFTVDEHSLFVNVGERTNVTGSAKFRRLIKEEQFEEALQVARDQVENGAQIIDINMDEGMLDSEGAMITFLNLIGSEPEISRVPIMLDSSKWEIIEQGLKRIQGKGVVNSISLKEGEAEFLEKARLCMEYGAAVVVMAFDEVGQADTVQRKREITKRSYDLLVGIGFPPQDIIFDPNVFAVATGIDEHNNYAVDFIEACAYIKENLPYALTSGGISNVSFSFRGNDPVREAIHTVFLYHAIKAGLTMGIVNAGQLGIYEDIPADLRERVEDVILNRRDDGTDRLLEIAEQFRGEGGQKVKEDEAWRDLPVTKRLEHALVKGITTHIIADTEEARLQAKRPIEVIEGPLMDGMNVVGDLFGQGKMFLPQVVKSARVMKQSVAHLIPYIEAEKDEHTKAKGKILMATVKGDVHDIGKNIVGVVLQCNNFEVIDLGVMVPCDKILAEAKKHDVDIIGLSGLITPSLDEMVHVAKEMQRLDINLPLLIGGATTSKAHTAVKIDPQFDKAPVVYVADASRSVNIASNLLNEVQRNELHAKVKEEYEVIRERNAKRGNRTKLLSYNAAKANAHKIDWDAYTPPKPTFTGVKVFRDYPLQELVDRIDWTPFFISWELSGKYPKILEDKVVGEEATKLFADAQAMLQQIIAEKWLSPRAVIGFWPAQRIGTDDVALLNEDGSELAVLHHLRQQTDKANDSPNFCLADYVAPAGSKRDYVGGFVVTAGHGVEEKVAEFEANHDDYNAILLKSLADRLAEALAERMHERVRKEFWGYANDEQLSNDQLIKEQYKGIRPAPGYPACPDHTEKETLFNLLDATENTDVTLTEHFAMFPTAAVSGWYFSYPDSRYYAVGKINRDQVEDYADRKGMTLAEAERWLSPNLGYEP is encoded by the coding sequence ATGAAAAACCTAGAAGACCGTCTTGTAAGCCTTAATTCTGCCCTCGCTCAGCGCATCCTTATTCTGGATGGTGCCATGGGGACAATGATCCAAGCCTACCAGCTTCAGGAGCAGGACTACAGGGGCGATCGCTTCATCGAACATGGCGAAGATCTCAAGGGAAACAACGATTTACTGTCGCTCACCCGGCCAGATGTGATAGCGGCTATTCACAAAGCCTACCTGGACGTGGGTGCGGATATTATCGAAACCAACACGTTCAATTCAACTGCTGTTTCACAGGCAGACTACAACCTGGAAGAGATCGTTTACGAATTAAACAAGATCGGCGCTGAACTGGCTCGCCAGGCTTGCGATGAAAAGACTGCGGAGAATCCGGATAAGCCTCGTTTTGTTGCAGGTGTGTTAGGGCCAACCAGTCGTACTTGCTCTATCTCTCCTGACGTGAACCGCCCTGAATATCGAAATGTTACGTTTGATTTGCTGGTTGAAAATTATACAGAAGCAACTCGAGGACTGGTTGACGGTGGTGCGGACATCATCTTAATCGAAACCGTGTTCGATACCCTCAATTGCCGAGCTGCGATCTTCGCGGTGCGTCGTTTTTTCCGAGACAATGGCATAGAGCTGCCCATCATGATTTCGGGAACGATTACCGATGCCAGCGGCCGTACTCTGTCGGGGCAAACAACAGAAGCATTTTACAACTCGATCATTCACGCCAACCCTATCAGTATCGGGCTGAACTGTGCCCTGGGTGCCGAGCAGCTGCGCCCTTATATAGAGGAATTGTCCCGTGTGGCCAGTTGCCGGGTCAGCGCGCACCCGAACGCAGGTTTACCCAATGAGTTTGGTGCCTACGACCAGACCCCTGAGGAAATGGCCGAGATCGTAAAGGAGTTCGCCAGCAGTGGGTTTATCAATATTATCGGCGGGTGCTGCGGTACCTCCCCTGCCCACATTGAAGCCATTGCCAAAGCGATGGATGGTCTTGCCCCGCGCACGATTCCCAAGATCAAACCTGCGTTGCGTCTTTCCGGCCTGGAACCGTTTACGGTTGATGAGCATTCCCTGTTTGTGAATGTTGGTGAGCGCACCAATGTGACGGGGTCGGCCAAGTTTCGTCGCCTGATAAAAGAGGAGCAATTCGAAGAGGCCCTTCAGGTTGCTCGTGATCAAGTGGAAAATGGTGCCCAGATCATCGACATCAACATGGATGAAGGCATGTTGGATTCCGAGGGAGCGATGATCACCTTTCTGAACCTGATTGGCTCCGAGCCGGAAATCAGTCGTGTGCCGATCATGCTGGATTCTTCCAAGTGGGAAATCATCGAGCAAGGCCTGAAGCGAATTCAGGGCAAGGGGGTCGTGAACTCGATCAGCCTGAAAGAAGGTGAAGCCGAGTTCCTGGAAAAGGCCCGTTTATGCATGGAATATGGTGCAGCGGTTGTGGTCATGGCATTCGATGAGGTGGGCCAGGCAGATACCGTTCAACGTAAGCGTGAGATAACCAAGCGATCCTATGATCTGTTGGTTGGCATCGGGTTTCCGCCCCAGGACATAATTTTTGATCCTAACGTATTTGCGGTGGCCACCGGCATTGATGAACATAACAATTATGCTGTGGATTTCATCGAGGCCTGCGCTTATATCAAAGAGAATTTGCCCTACGCGCTCACCTCCGGCGGGATCAGTAATGTGTCGTTTTCATTTCGAGGTAACGACCCCGTACGAGAGGCCATACATACTGTGTTCCTGTATCACGCCATCAAGGCTGGCCTGACCATGGGTATCGTTAACGCAGGCCAGCTGGGAATATACGAAGACATCCCGGCCGATCTGCGCGAGCGAGTGGAAGACGTGATTCTGAATCGACGGGATGACGGAACCGATCGTTTGCTAGAGATCGCAGAACAATTCCGCGGGGAAGGCGGACAAAAAGTCAAAGAGGATGAAGCCTGGAGGGATCTGCCGGTAACCAAGCGCCTTGAGCATGCTTTGGTAAAAGGTATCACCACACACATCATTGCGGACACAGAGGAAGCGCGCCTGCAAGCCAAGCGCCCTATTGAAGTGATCGAAGGCCCATTGATGGATGGCATGAACGTGGTTGGTGACTTGTTCGGTCAGGGCAAAATGTTCTTGCCGCAAGTGGTGAAAAGCGCACGCGTGATGAAGCAGTCAGTGGCCCATCTGATTCCCTATATAGAGGCCGAAAAGGATGAGCACACCAAAGCCAAGGGCAAGATCCTGATGGCGACCGTTAAAGGTGATGTGCATGATATTGGTAAAAACATCGTAGGCGTTGTGCTGCAATGCAATAATTTCGAGGTCATAGACCTGGGTGTAATGGTGCCTTGCGATAAGATTTTGGCGGAGGCAAAAAAACACGATGTTGACATTATTGGCCTCAGTGGATTGATCACGCCATCGCTGGATGAAATGGTGCATGTGGCTAAAGAAATGCAACGGCTGGATATTAATTTACCGCTGTTAATTGGCGGTGCCACCACGTCGAAAGCACACACAGCCGTTAAAATCGACCCTCAGTTCGACAAGGCTCCTGTCGTATACGTGGCGGACGCCTCTCGGAGTGTGAATATCGCTTCTAACCTGTTGAATGAAGTCCAGCGCAATGAACTGCATGCCAAGGTAAAAGAAGAATATGAGGTCATTCGTGAGCGCAACGCTAAACGCGGTAACCGCACCAAGTTGCTTAGCTATAATGCCGCCAAGGCCAATGCACATAAAATTGACTGGGATGCATATACCCCACCCAAACCAACGTTTACCGGTGTTAAGGTCTTTCGAGATTATCCTTTACAGGAACTGGTAGATCGAATCGACTGGACGCCATTCTTCATTTCGTGGGAATTGTCAGGAAAGTATCCCAAGATTCTGGAAGATAAAGTGGTGGGAGAAGAAGCCACCAAGCTGTTTGCCGATGCGCAAGCCATGCTGCAGCAAATCATTGCAGAAAAATGGCTTAGCCCCCGAGCAGTAATAGGCTTCTGGCCTGCGCAACGTATCGGTACTGATGATGTTGCGCTATTAAATGAAGACGGCTCCGAGCTGGCAGTACTGCATCATCTGCGCCAGCAAACAGATAAAGCCAACGATAGCCCCAACTTTTGCCTGGCAGACTACGTAGCGCCCGCTGGCAGCAAGCGTGACTATGTCGGCGGCTTTGTTGTGACCGCAGGGCACGGTGTCGAGGAGAAAGTAGCTGAGTTTGAAGCCAACCATGATGATTACAACGCCATTTTGTTGAAATCTCTGGCTGATCGCCTGGCAGAAGCATTAGCCGAGCGTATGCACGAACGGGTTCGTAAAGAATTTTGGGGCTACGCCAACGACGAGCAGCTCAGTAATGACCAATTGATTAAAGAGCAATATAAAGGCATCCGCCCCGCGCCTGGCTACCCTGCCTGCCCGGATCATACTGAAAAGGAAACTTTATTTAACCTGCTGGACGCAACCGAAAATACCGATGTCACCCTTACTGAACATTTTGCCATGTTCCCAACGGCAGCAGTCAGTGGTTGGTATTTTTCTTACCCGGACTCCCGCTACTATGCAGTAGGCAAAATCAATCGAGATCAGGTGGAAGACTATGCCGATCGCAAGGGTATGACGTTAGCAGAAGCTGAGCGTTGGCTAAGCCCCAATCTTGGGTATGAGCCATAA
- a CDS encoding DUF2970 domain-containing protein encodes MTEKPDNSTGAPDSNSADRGFWGLVQSTLAAIFGIQSDKNRQQDFKKGDASQFITMGIIAVVGIVITMIVVVNSVLDSAAK; translated from the coding sequence ATGACTGAAAAACCTGACAATAGTACTGGCGCGCCAGATAGCAATAGCGCCGACCGAGGCTTTTGGGGGTTGGTGCAGAGTACGCTGGCCGCAATTTTTGGCATTCAGAGCGATAAAAACCGCCAACAAGACTTTAAGAAAGGTGATGCCTCTCAGTTTATCACCATGGGCATCATTGCCGTTGTTGGCATTGTGATCACCATGATCGTAGTGGTGAATAGTGTCCTGGATTCCGCTGCCAAATGA
- a CDS encoding nitrite/sulfite reductase: MYAYTEYDQQLLKERVAQYRNQTERYLGGKLSDEEFLALRLQNGLYVQRHAPMLRVAIPYGMLNSAQVRVLAEISRDFDKGYAHFSTRQNIQYNWPALELVPDILDKLASVQMHAIQTSGNCIRNVTTDQFAGVATDEIEDPRPYCEIIRQWSTFHPEFAYLPRKFKIAVNAAESDRAAIKFHDIGVEIVRDAAGNTAFDIWVGGGLGRTPIVAEKIISALPRKYLLSYLEAVLRVYNRYGRRDNKYKARIKILVKALGVDAFREKVDAEWQQMKDSEMDLPDAEIERMKGFFPAPAYQSLADNPAEMVEARAENLGFDAWIKRNCTAHKQSGYMAVTLSLKATSIAPGDVTTEELSAIADLADQFSFGEIRSTHKQNVVLADVRQDQLFDLWQQLKALGFATANIGCLTDVICCPGGDFCSLANAKSIPIAEQIQRRFDDLDYLYDLGEIELNISGCMNACGHHHIGNIGILGVDKKGEEYYQVSLGGNSGRDAKIGKIVGPSFFENDIADVITKIIDVYVEKRIEGESFQSTYERVGMAPFKERVYAA, translated from the coding sequence ATGTACGCATATACAGAATACGATCAGCAGTTGCTGAAAGAACGGGTTGCCCAGTATCGCAATCAAACCGAACGTTATCTCGGCGGCAAGCTGTCCGATGAAGAGTTTCTGGCCTTGAGGCTGCAGAACGGCTTGTACGTACAGCGCCACGCGCCAATGTTGCGGGTTGCTATTCCCTACGGCATGCTGAACAGTGCTCAGGTTCGGGTTCTGGCTGAAATCTCCCGTGATTTCGATAAGGGCTATGCACATTTCAGCACCCGACAGAACATCCAGTACAACTGGCCTGCTTTGGAGCTGGTTCCAGACATTCTGGATAAACTGGCGTCGGTGCAAATGCACGCCATTCAAACCAGTGGCAACTGCATTCGCAACGTAACCACAGATCAGTTCGCCGGTGTGGCTACGGACGAGATCGAAGATCCTCGCCCTTACTGCGAAATCATTCGTCAGTGGAGCACATTCCACCCTGAGTTTGCCTACCTGCCTCGCAAGTTCAAAATTGCCGTGAACGCCGCCGAATCCGATCGCGCCGCTATCAAGTTCCATGATATTGGAGTTGAGATCGTGCGCGATGCCGCAGGCAACACCGCTTTTGATATATGGGTTGGTGGTGGTTTGGGTCGTACACCGATTGTGGCAGAAAAAATCATCAGTGCCCTGCCCCGCAAATATCTGCTCTCCTACTTGGAGGCTGTGTTGCGGGTTTATAACCGTTATGGTCGCCGTGACAACAAATACAAAGCCCGTATCAAAATTTTAGTGAAAGCACTCGGCGTAGATGCATTCCGTGAAAAAGTTGATGCTGAGTGGCAGCAAATGAAAGATTCAGAAATGGATCTTCCGGACGCTGAAATCGAACGCATGAAAGGGTTCTTCCCTGCCCCGGCCTATCAATCTCTGGCAGATAACCCTGCAGAAATGGTGGAAGCCAGAGCAGAAAATCTAGGATTCGACGCCTGGATCAAGCGCAACTGCACCGCACACAAGCAGTCGGGTTATATGGCCGTGACCCTATCGCTGAAGGCAACCTCCATTGCCCCCGGTGATGTGACAACTGAAGAGCTATCCGCCATCGCTGACTTGGCTGATCAATTCAGCTTCGGTGAAATACGCAGCACCCACAAGCAGAACGTGGTATTGGCCGATGTGCGACAGGATCAGTTGTTTGATCTTTGGCAACAATTGAAAGCACTTGGCTTCGCAACCGCTAACATCGGCTGCCTGACTGACGTAATCTGTTGCCCAGGTGGTGACTTCTGCTCATTGGCAAATGCCAAGTCGATTCCTATTGCAGAGCAGATCCAGCGTCGTTTTGACGATTTGGATTATCTCTATGACTTGGGTGAGATCGAGCTGAACATCTCTGGCTGTATGAACGCCTGTGGTCATCATCATATTGGCAACATAGGCATCCTGGGTGTGGACAAGAAAGGTGAAGAATACTACCAGGTATCATTGGGTGGTAATTCCGGGCGCGACGCCAAGATCGGTAAAATCGTCGGCCCTTCATTCTTCGAGAACGATATTGCCGACGTTATTACCAAAATAATTGACGTTTATGTCGAGAAACGTATCGAGGGTGAGTCTTTCCAATCTACTTATGAGCGGGTCGGAATGGCTCCATTCAAGGAGCGTGTCTATGCCGCGTAA
- a CDS encoding DUF934 domain-containing protein produces MPRKIIKDREIVEDTYTLVTEAGQLPDVGDALIDAAIWEELQPQLAGRTGKIGIKVTGDTEIDQLPANVQELDLIAIEFPVFRDGRGYSLARIIRERLGYGGELRACGDVLRDQLFYLQRCGFSSFETREDRCIEDALNGLTDFTVTYQADAFEKRPIYQRRS; encoded by the coding sequence ATGCCGCGTAAAATCATCAAAGATCGAGAGATTGTTGAAGATACTTATACTCTGGTGACCGAAGCTGGTCAGTTACCCGATGTTGGCGATGCACTTATTGACGCAGCCATATGGGAAGAGCTTCAACCTCAGTTGGCAGGCCGCACTGGCAAGATTGGCATAAAAGTTACAGGCGATACTGAAATCGATCAGTTGCCCGCCAATGTGCAAGAGCTGGATCTTATTGCCATTGAGTTTCCAGTGTTCCGCGATGGTCGTGGCTATTCACTGGCTCGCATCATCCGTGAGCGCTTGGGCTATGGCGGTGAGCTACGGGCCTGCGGTGATGTATTGCGGGATCAGCTGTTCTATCTGCAGCGCTGTGGCTTCAGTAGCTTTGAGACGCGAGAAGATCGCTGCATCGAGGACGCACTGAACGGATTAACCGACTTCACCGTGACGTATCAGGCTGATGCATTCGAGAAGCGCCCTATTTACCAGCGACGTTCATGA